The proteins below come from a single Prolixibacter sp. NT017 genomic window:
- a CDS encoding TonB-dependent receptor domain-containing protein has protein sequence MTVRFKKYILLICFGITSIPVLFAQVNEGELYGKIVGHDGNGISDVSVINAETQNWSLTDSSGNYRLRLPAGKSEIVIRHLGYQPESYFINIGPNQSVQKNFTLQIQSLSLKEVRVLARENEQSLTSTSTIGQQAIELVQATNLGDILQLLPGRPAQNPDLNTAGQAQLRGTGSSSDDKIDALGTAVVIDGAPLSNDANLQVSNTATIGANGLFSTVSGGGIDLRDIPADQISRVEVIRGIPSVQYGNLTSGVIRVETMQGKAPFRGKVRLDPTTQEASLGKGIALGKSNQTLNIGFDLTHSQQDLRIPVPTYNRATANINWNSHSNNQNWRNQVNLSLLYTKDQDKGDKDAALKEKRYASDKGFRLRTKGEYKSGETVLKRLTYQASLAIRNQDSYNKQLRSGEAEPLPTSLVDGTFEVPFAPAEYYTATRIQGKPLNFYASLIQHFAVSGAKVRDRFLAGAEWRTDVNHGEGKTFDAGYLPPSSYRPRTYSDIPALTQLSLFAENTFAFPLAGKTIQWQAGIRFDNVQPDGLFKSGFDTKWQPRTNLTYQLFPFLRLRGGYGITAKAPSLVYLYPETAYFDALSYMYYSATYPDESLALMTTHTFDSKNNHLKFMTNRKAEIGFDLTTGKWSAHATFFNEQTRNAYSFNDVAAAFRYPVYDTFFYIPGNGEKPQLDEVNVDTMTYRNAYLKPANSLNIDRKGIEFTLQAPQIQQTGTSFNLSGAWSSNISWSDVPDILEISRNFPNNPNGYIGMYESNKTKRELFLTTLRIVQHIPVLRFVATVALQNTWIDKYESTFRGSVPVGYIDDNGNTMPLTSAQAKTDFPFLIRTVDPVTYEMVNRPALWNLNLKLAKEIGKNYRFSFFANNMFMHNPAYANNRTGYIEKRNPNLYFGGELAFHF, from the coding sequence ATGACAGTTCGCTTCAAAAAATACATCTTACTTATCTGTTTTGGGATAACCAGCATTCCTGTACTTTTTGCTCAGGTAAATGAAGGTGAACTGTATGGTAAAATTGTCGGACACGATGGAAACGGGATATCCGACGTATCGGTCATCAATGCCGAAACACAAAACTGGAGCTTAACCGATAGCTCAGGAAATTACCGGTTAAGACTCCCTGCCGGAAAATCCGAAATTGTCATTCGCCACCTTGGATACCAACCCGAATCGTACTTTATAAATATCGGGCCGAATCAAAGCGTTCAAAAAAACTTCACCCTTCAAATTCAATCACTCAGTTTGAAAGAGGTGAGAGTTTTGGCTCGTGAAAACGAACAAAGTCTGACCTCAACCTCCACCATCGGACAACAAGCTATCGAACTGGTTCAGGCAACCAATCTGGGCGACATACTGCAACTCCTTCCCGGTAGGCCAGCGCAAAACCCCGACCTCAACACCGCTGGACAGGCACAATTAAGGGGAACCGGCTCGTCCTCCGACGACAAAATTGATGCACTGGGAACCGCTGTTGTAATAGACGGTGCCCCACTTTCCAACGATGCCAATTTGCAGGTAAGTAATACTGCCACCATCGGTGCCAACGGACTTTTCTCAACCGTTAGTGGCGGAGGAATTGACCTGCGCGATATTCCCGCCGACCAAATCAGCCGGGTTGAAGTCATTCGGGGAATCCCTTCCGTTCAATACGGAAACCTCACTTCGGGAGTTATCCGTGTGGAAACCATGCAGGGGAAAGCTCCTTTTCGTGGCAAAGTTCGTCTCGACCCGACGACCCAGGAAGCCAGTTTGGGAAAAGGAATTGCTCTGGGAAAAAGTAACCAGACGTTAAACATTGGCTTTGATCTCACGCATTCGCAACAGGATTTGCGCATTCCTGTCCCCACTTATAACCGGGCAACAGCCAATATCAACTGGAATTCCCACAGCAACAACCAGAACTGGCGAAACCAGGTGAACCTTTCCCTGCTCTACACGAAAGATCAGGACAAGGGAGACAAAGATGCTGCTCTGAAAGAGAAACGTTATGCCAGCGATAAAGGATTTCGACTACGCACTAAAGGCGAGTACAAATCCGGAGAAACAGTCCTGAAAAGGTTAACATATCAAGCGTCTCTAGCCATTCGGAACCAGGACTCCTACAACAAACAACTCCGCTCGGGCGAAGCTGAGCCACTACCAACTAGTCTGGTTGACGGAACGTTTGAAGTTCCCTTTGCTCCGGCCGAATATTATACGGCAACACGCATCCAGGGTAAACCGTTGAATTTCTATGCTTCGCTTATTCAACATTTTGCCGTAAGCGGAGCAAAAGTACGCGACCGTTTTCTGGCCGGTGCCGAATGGCGAACCGATGTTAATCACGGTGAAGGCAAAACATTTGACGCAGGATATCTGCCTCCGTCATCCTATCGACCAAGAACATACAGCGATATTCCTGCACTCACCCAGCTTTCGCTTTTTGCCGAAAACACCTTCGCTTTTCCATTGGCCGGAAAAACCATTCAGTGGCAAGCTGGCATTCGGTTCGACAATGTACAACCCGACGGATTGTTCAAAAGTGGCTTTGATACGAAATGGCAACCCCGAACAAATCTGACGTACCAACTTTTCCCATTCCTTCGCCTTCGTGGAGGTTATGGTATAACCGCTAAAGCTCCTTCGCTGGTGTATCTCTATCCGGAAACGGCTTACTTCGATGCACTCAGTTACATGTATTATTCCGCCACTTATCCCGACGAAAGCCTGGCGTTAATGACAACCCATACTTTCGATTCGAAAAACAATCACCTCAAATTCATGACCAATCGCAAAGCGGAAATTGGTTTCGATTTAACGACAGGAAAATGGAGTGCCCATGCCACTTTTTTCAATGAACAAACGCGGAACGCCTATTCCTTCAACGATGTAGCAGCAGCGTTCCGATACCCGGTTTACGATACCTTTTTCTATATTCCCGGAAACGGCGAAAAACCACAACTCGATGAAGTGAACGTCGATACAATGACCTACCGGAATGCTTATCTGAAACCAGCCAACTCGCTGAACATTGATCGCAAAGGAATTGAATTCACATTGCAGGCGCCACAAATTCAACAAACTGGTACTTCGTTTAATCTGAGTGGTGCCTGGTCCTCCAACATATCCTGGAGTGATGTTCCGGATATTCTGGAAATCAGCCGGAATTTCCCCAACAACCCGAACGGATACATCGGCATGTATGAATCGAATAAGACGAAACGTGAGCTGTTCCTGACAACTTTGCGTATTGTTCAGCACATTCCTGTGTTACGATTCGTAGCTACGGTTGCATTACAAAATACCTGGATTGACAAATACGAATCAACTTTTCGGGGTTCTGTTCCGGTAGGATATATCGATGATAATGGAAACACGATGCCATTGACTTCTGCTCAAGCAAAAACCGATTTTCCGTTTCTGATACGAACGGTCGATCCGGTAACCTATGAAATGGTTAACCGGCCAGCATTGTGGAATCTCAACCTGAAACTGGCGAAAGAAATTGGGAAAAATTATCGTTTCTCGTTCTTTGCCAACAACATGTTTATGCACAATCCGGCATACGCGAACAACCGCACCGGATACATTGAAAAACGAAATCCCAATCTCTATTTTGGCGGAGAACTGGCATTTCACTTTTAA
- a CDS encoding YCF48-related protein, whose translation MKGFAHFVLIVTLFFFSSSTYAQWIPYDTGTGKTLMKLYPISSQEAMLSGKDTLLMKTTDGGASWAQVQLTLPQKIPYDFMDIAFSDQLNGYVAGTKAKDLSGTYQNGTMLHTTDGGNTWSPVPLNAFSDGSSNITTDPLAGEKANFSSVVALNNDTIFTSLSWSDPASGTTYGYIFRSTDAGVSWQITSPNFGRSTINRIAFNDSRGYAIGSLGAFLTTTNRGDSWNDLSSSSLGSLNDIIPALGDTAVIAGQYGVSTTVDGGTTIVPSDSVIYAFDAFVLNDTTFLSIGGRDTKTARTLDKGKTWQSANIGQNTTLFHLDEFAGKVWALGSNGIMEHIGPNEILDPKADFSYTQTDNQYAFTNQAENFGTLTWDFGDGVVMDGLDLTHTYPAFGAYDVTLTVTNAVASVTSAVQSVAVNNITSLWTQVPINSDTHLAKLVQLNNRSAVLLGLKGEIFRSTDGGLTWPKVAVSDTLSSYVPMDMKFEADSTHGYISFYFGGNNNFIISTADSGKTWSPLPLTNFSDGTGNYLTDLSAGANVKFMPLATVGDTVYTAASWTNPADSKEYHGFIFKSTDHGASWTKTSDDLYSGYTSYLFAMEFSADGKTGYIGGNKTIWKTTDYGKTWTMTANANLGAISDILLINPDTVYMSSSAGIVASTDGMATYNLLSTSVLTDMIRVGDSTLIAGKIDQMIQTSSDWGTTWQSADAGRPAYFYELANFGDKVFILSNSALYFSLKDNYLRPKAGFEMLANGKQVTFTNTSTNALTYEWDFGDQSTSNEVDPIHDYAYDGTYHVSLVASNRTARDTVTIDNMIIDTAVDSPLADQMNVYPNPSSDGRFVLNLGTSDKIYEVSVMNLTGATILKKEVPSGENNLAVSLSTQPAGIYLLQVSDNSGHPKTFKLIRR comes from the coding sequence ATGAAAGGATTTGCGCATTTCGTCCTGATTGTTACGTTATTTTTTTTCTCTTCCTCCACTTATGCTCAGTGGATTCCCTATGATACCGGAACCGGCAAAACGCTAATGAAATTATACCCGATAAGTAGCCAGGAAGCCATGCTTTCCGGGAAAGATACGCTACTTATGAAAACAACCGACGGTGGTGCATCATGGGCACAGGTACAACTCACGCTTCCGCAGAAGATTCCTTACGATTTCATGGATATTGCTTTTTCCGATCAGTTGAACGGTTACGTAGCCGGAACTAAAGCGAAAGATCTATCCGGAACTTATCAGAATGGAACCATGCTTCATACTACCGACGGAGGCAACACATGGAGCCCCGTCCCGTTGAATGCTTTCAGCGATGGTTCTTCCAATATAACCACCGATCCGCTGGCAGGTGAAAAGGCCAATTTTTCATCGGTGGTAGCTTTAAATAACGATACCATTTTTACCTCACTCTCCTGGAGCGATCCAGCCAGTGGAACTACGTACGGTTATATTTTCCGGAGTACCGATGCCGGCGTAAGCTGGCAGATTACGTCTCCCAATTTTGGCCGTTCGACGATTAACCGGATTGCGTTTAACGACAGTAGAGGTTATGCCATTGGTTCGCTGGGGGCGTTTCTCACGACGACCAACCGGGGCGATTCGTGGAATGACTTATCAAGTTCATCGCTCGGCTCGCTCAACGATATTATCCCGGCACTCGGAGACACCGCCGTAATTGCCGGACAATATGGGGTTTCCACTACAGTGGATGGCGGAACAACGATCGTTCCCAGCGACAGTGTTATTTATGCTTTCGACGCTTTCGTTCTGAACGATACAACATTTCTTTCTATTGGAGGACGTGATACCAAAACGGCCCGTACACTCGATAAGGGAAAAACGTGGCAATCAGCCAATATCGGACAAAACACCACACTCTTTCATCTCGATGAATTCGCCGGAAAAGTCTGGGCTTTAGGCAGCAATGGAATCATGGAGCACATAGGCCCCAACGAAATTCTGGATCCCAAAGCAGACTTTAGCTATACGCAGACGGATAACCAATATGCCTTTACCAATCAGGCTGAAAATTTTGGTACACTAACATGGGATTTCGGCGACGGCGTTGTTATGGATGGCTTGGATCTAACGCACACCTACCCGGCCTTTGGAGCATACGATGTGACTTTAACGGTCACAAATGCCGTGGCCAGCGTCACCTCTGCAGTGCAAAGCGTTGCAGTGAATAATATCACCAGTCTCTGGACGCAGGTTCCCATCAATTCGGATACACACCTGGCAAAGCTTGTTCAACTGAATAATCGCTCAGCTGTGCTTCTGGGACTCAAGGGTGAGATTTTCCGAAGTACCGATGGCGGTCTGACCTGGCCAAAAGTGGCGGTCAGTGATACATTGTCTTCGTATGTCCCAATGGATATGAAGTTTGAAGCTGATAGCACACATGGCTACATCTCGTTTTACTTTGGCGGAAACAACAACTTCATTATCTCGACAGCCGATTCAGGAAAAACCTGGAGCCCGCTGCCTCTAACCAATTTTTCAGACGGAACAGGAAATTATCTAACAGATTTGTCTGCCGGTGCGAATGTCAAATTCATGCCGTTGGCGACAGTCGGTGATACTGTCTACACAGCTGCTAGCTGGACCAATCCGGCTGACAGCAAGGAATATCATGGCTTCATTTTCAAATCGACCGACCATGGAGCTAGCTGGACAAAAACATCAGACGATTTGTACAGTGGATATACCTCTTACTTGTTTGCAATGGAATTCTCGGCTGACGGAAAAACCGGGTACATCGGGGGAAACAAAACCATATGGAAAACCACCGATTACGGCAAAACCTGGACGATGACAGCAAATGCTAACCTGGGCGCGATATCCGATATTTTGCTCATCAATCCCGACACTGTTTATATGTCCTCCTCAGCTGGGATAGTGGCCAGCACAGACGGAATGGCCACATACAATTTACTTAGCACCTCAGTGCTGACGGATATGATTCGCGTGGGTGACAGCACGCTTATCGCGGGAAAAATAGACCAGATGATTCAAACCTCAAGCGATTGGGGAACCACGTGGCAATCGGCAGATGCCGGTCGCCCGGCCTATTTTTATGAATTGGCCAATTTCGGAGACAAAGTATTTATCCTGTCCAACAGTGCTTTATATTTCAGTCTGAAAGACAACTACCTTCGTCCCAAAGCCGGCTTCGAGATGCTGGCCAATGGGAAACAAGTAACCTTCACAAATACATCGACGAATGCGTTAACCTATGAGTGGGATTTTGGTGATCAGTCAACCAGCAATGAGGTTGATCCGATTCATGACTATGCATATGATGGAACGTACCATGTAAGTTTAGTGGCTTCTAACCGTACAGCCCGCGATACTGTCACGATAGACAATATGATTATTGATACCGCTGTTGATAGTCCGTTAGCCGACCAGATGAATGTCTATCCGAACCCCAGTAGCGATGGTCGCTTCGTGTTAAACCTGGGAACATCGGATAAAATCTACGAAGTTTCAGTCATGAATTTAACCGGTGCTACCATCCTGAAAAAGGAAGTGCCTTCCGGGGAAAATAACCTGGCTGTTTCGCTGAGCACTCAACCCGCAGGAATATACTTGTTGCAGGTAAGCGATAATTCCGGTCATCCGAAAACGTTTAAACTAATTCGGCGATAG
- a CDS encoding 4Fe-4S binding protein yields the protein MFKRIKSLHPWREFLRFGVIAWILYLVFRSSFDRAFHPDYEAYCPFGGLQAAASLFERGSLACTMTSAQIVTGAVLAIGVIIFSKLFCGVVCPLGTITEKLSSLGRKWKLQVKQVPEIADKLLRSLKYILLFVTVYYTVDSSELFCKTYDPYYAATTGFGADVNPLWAGIAILVFITTPIFIRTAWCRYLCPLGAVSNIFRYFLMFSVVTIAYILANAAGLQLSYVWPLAAVTFLAWLFEIQRKASFPLPLSRITRNTSTCNNCKQCTESCPQGIPVGKLKEVRHIDCNLCGVCVASCNQQKSLTINHRYREWYPVTIAVLLIVLGLSLGASIRIPTIEQQWGEPNDLENASTLTISGLDNVKCYGSSMAFASGMKKVNGVLGVATYVDDHSVKIWYDANKLTPTDIRKNIFTPVRRQIKPVPEDVRQLGVITAGIDQLYDVYDAEYLQQLLLQNFPAAYGFETTFDCPVKVNIFYDKTTSVDKNTFKKIVEKREIRIENGVNTRKVKLNYQLSGMTISDTSIARNEFMKMMFVPYRKTFARFDRTPIPSIDTLRLSYNHPGENHYQRMLPYLTSHLSSYQAVLGVRTTFGRRNPELQVFFHKEKAGTSQIKEWTNADRLEIHYANGKKGSITNPFRSED from the coding sequence ATGTTCAAAAGGATTAAATCGCTCCATCCATGGCGCGAATTTCTCCGGTTCGGCGTTATCGCCTGGATTCTGTACCTCGTTTTCCGAAGTAGTTTCGATCGGGCATTTCATCCCGATTACGAAGCCTATTGTCCTTTCGGCGGATTGCAGGCAGCCGCCAGTCTTTTCGAACGAGGCTCTTTGGCCTGCACCATGACCAGCGCCCAGATTGTGACGGGAGCGGTACTGGCCATCGGCGTCATCATCTTCAGCAAACTGTTCTGTGGCGTGGTTTGTCCGCTGGGAACCATTACCGAAAAACTTTCGTCGCTGGGGCGGAAATGGAAGTTACAGGTTAAACAGGTTCCCGAAATCGCTGACAAGCTCCTTCGCAGCCTGAAATACATTCTGCTCTTCGTAACAGTTTATTACACCGTGGACAGCAGCGAACTTTTCTGCAAAACATACGATCCTTATTATGCCGCCACAACCGGTTTTGGAGCAGATGTCAATCCACTTTGGGCCGGGATAGCCATCTTAGTCTTCATCACAACCCCCATTTTCATCCGTACAGCCTGGTGCCGGTATTTGTGTCCCCTGGGAGCCGTTTCCAATATTTTCCGATACTTTCTGATGTTCAGTGTCGTCACTATCGCATACATTTTGGCCAATGCCGCGGGATTACAACTATCGTATGTCTGGCCGTTGGCTGCAGTAACCTTCTTAGCCTGGTTGTTCGAAATTCAGCGAAAAGCAAGCTTCCCATTACCGTTGAGCCGGATAACCCGCAATACCAGCACCTGCAATAACTGTAAGCAATGCACCGAAAGCTGTCCGCAAGGTATCCCGGTAGGAAAACTAAAGGAGGTTCGCCACATTGATTGCAACCTTTGCGGTGTCTGTGTAGCATCCTGCAATCAACAAAAAAGCCTGACCATTAATCATCGCTACCGCGAATGGTACCCGGTGACTATCGCGGTTTTACTAATCGTTCTGGGTTTGTCTTTGGGGGCTTCGATTCGTATCCCAACCATCGAGCAACAGTGGGGCGAGCCAAATGATTTGGAAAATGCCTCAACGCTCACTATTTCCGGACTAGACAATGTGAAATGCTACGGAAGTTCCATGGCTTTTGCTTCCGGAATGAAAAAAGTGAACGGAGTACTGGGCGTCGCGACATATGTCGACGACCACTCGGTTAAAATTTGGTACGACGCCAACAAACTGACTCCAACCGACATTAGGAAGAATATTTTCACGCCTGTTCGTCGACAGATTAAACCAGTCCCGGAAGATGTTCGACAACTGGGAGTGATAACAGCCGGCATCGATCAATTATACGACGTATACGATGCTGAATATTTACAGCAGCTCCTTCTGCAAAACTTTCCGGCAGCTTATGGTTTCGAGACCACCTTCGATTGTCCCGTGAAGGTGAATATATTCTACGACAAGACAACCAGTGTTGACAAAAACACCTTCAAGAAAATCGTCGAAAAGCGGGAAATACGCATTGAAAACGGCGTAAATACCCGAAAGGTAAAACTCAACTATCAGCTATCAGGAATGACTATTTCCGATACGTCCATCGCCCGGAATGAATTTATGAAAATGATGTTTGTCCCATATAGAAAAACGTTTGCCCGTTTCGACCGGACTCCTATTCCTTCGATTGATACGCTGCGATTGTCTTACAATCATCCGGGAGAAAACCACTATCAGCGAATGCTTCCGTACCTCACAAGTCACCTGTCGTCTTATCAGGCCGTGCTGGGAGTGAGAACAACTTTCGGAAGGAGAAACCCGGAACTTCAGGTCTTCTTCCACAAAGAGAAAGCCGGCACATCCCAGATAAAAGAATGGACCAACGCTGACAGGTTGGAGATACATTATGCAAATGGGAAAAAGGGTTCCATAACCAATCCATTTCGTTCCGAAGATTAA
- a CDS encoding DedA family protein: MDAILTQQLHIWTPLIYVILFVGLLIEGESILFAAFFLVNQQELQLFYTIVVAIAGVLTGDLLWYYGGKLLMRVPFVQRLSERMPKTIDHFIRRKPILSIVGSKFLYGMHRPTLLRLHAARINVRTFLRADIPGTIIWIAVIGIAGYLFSQSADLLDGKMKYWQLGMVGGLVIFTVLTHFVSKLVVKRISVRKK, translated from the coding sequence ATGGATGCAATCTTAACACAACAGCTTCACATCTGGACACCATTGATTTATGTAATCCTCTTTGTAGGGTTGCTGATTGAAGGGGAGAGTATTCTGTTTGCAGCATTCTTTTTGGTGAATCAACAGGAGCTGCAACTGTTTTATACTATCGTGGTGGCTATCGCCGGTGTCCTTACGGGCGACTTGCTTTGGTATTACGGAGGAAAGTTGCTCATGCGCGTACCATTCGTACAACGTTTGTCGGAGCGTATGCCTAAAACTATTGACCACTTTATCCGGCGAAAGCCGATACTAAGTATTGTAGGTTCGAAATTTCTGTACGGAATGCACCGGCCTACTCTGTTGCGCCTGCATGCGGCCCGTATTAACGTTCGGACTTTCCTGCGTGCCGATATTCCCGGGACCATTATCTGGATTGCTGTGATTGGAATCGCCGGCTACTTATTCTCGCAATCGGCTGATTTACTCGACGGTAAGATGAAGTACTGGCAGTTGGGAATGGTTGGTGGTTTGGTCATATTTACCGTGCTAACCCACTTTGTTTCCAAACTCGTTGTTAAACGTATTTCCGTTCGGAAAAAATAA
- the kbl gene encoding glycine C-acetyltransferase — protein sequence MYGKIKDHLQQELDNIREAGLYKSERIIVSPQSAVIRLEDGKEVLNFCANNYLGLSNHPKLIEAAKEALDTHGFGMSSVRFICGTTDLHKTLEQKIAEFFGTEDTILYAAAFDANGGVFEPLLTDEDAIISDSLNHASIIDGVRLCKAQRFRYKNADMADLEEQLKAAQKARFRVIVTDGVFSMDGNVAPMDKINALAEKYDAMVMVDECHSAGVVGETGRGVTELFDLRGKVDIITGTLGKAFGGAIGGFTTGKREIIELLRQRSRPYLFSNSLPPVVVNAGIRMFDMMAETTELQDKLHANTDYFMEKMQAVGFDIKPSKSAICAVMLYDAKLSQEFAAKLLDEGIYVIGFYYPVVPKGEARIRVQLSAGHERKHLDKAIAAFTKIGKELKVLK from the coding sequence ATGTACGGCAAAATAAAAGATCACCTGCAACAGGAACTGGATAACATCCGGGAAGCAGGCTTGTACAAAAGCGAACGCATTATTGTTTCACCGCAAAGCGCGGTCATTCGTCTCGAAGACGGCAAGGAAGTGCTGAACTTCTGTGCCAACAACTACCTGGGCTTATCGAATCACCCGAAACTGATTGAGGCAGCCAAAGAGGCACTCGATACGCATGGCTTTGGAATGTCGTCGGTACGATTCATCTGCGGTACTACCGATTTGCACAAAACACTCGAGCAGAAAATTGCTGAATTCTTCGGTACCGAAGACACCATTCTCTACGCCGCTGCATTCGATGCCAACGGTGGTGTGTTCGAACCATTACTCACTGATGAAGATGCGATCATCTCCGACTCACTGAACCACGCCTCCATCATCGACGGAGTGCGTTTGTGTAAAGCACAGCGTTTCCGTTACAAAAATGCCGACATGGCCGATTTGGAAGAGCAATTGAAAGCTGCTCAAAAAGCGCGGTTCCGCGTCATTGTTACCGACGGAGTTTTCTCAATGGATGGAAACGTAGCACCGATGGATAAAATCAATGCACTGGCTGAAAAATACGACGCCATGGTGATGGTTGACGAATGCCACTCGGCCGGCGTTGTTGGCGAAACCGGTCGCGGTGTAACCGAGTTATTCGACCTTCGCGGAAAAGTGGATATCATTACCGGAACGTTGGGTAAAGCCTTTGGCGGTGCCATTGGCGGCTTTACTACCGGGAAAAGAGAAATCATCGAACTGCTGCGCCAACGCTCGCGTCCGTACCTGTTCTCCAACTCACTGCCACCGGTAGTTGTTAATGCAGGAATCCGCATGTTCGACATGATGGCTGAAACCACCGAGTTACAGGATAAGCTGCATGCCAACACCGACTATTTCATGGAGAAAATGCAGGCAGTTGGTTTCGATATCAAGCCCAGTAAATCGGCGATCTGCGCTGTGATGCTGTACGATGCCAAATTGTCGCAGGAGTTTGCTGCCAAATTGCTTGACGAAGGCATTTATGTAATCGGTTTCTATTATCCGGTTGTCCCGAAAGGCGAAGCGCGTATTCGCGTTCAATTATCGGCCGGTCACGAAAGAAAACATCTGGATAAGGCCATTGCTGCTTTTACCAAAATTGGAAAAGAGCTGAAAGTGTTGAAATAA
- a CDS encoding ubiquinol-cytochrome c reductase iron-sulfur subunit: protein MDRRKALQQMVAGSATLFVVPSALAACGSSKKKSSDTSPLTVNLDDAKFASLKEQGGSVVTDNTIIINTAADGIVALSSICTHKGCTVGYDKAHKDILCPCHRSEFAFDGSVLQGPATKPLPKYKVTRNGDTLTIDRS, encoded by the coding sequence ATGGACAGACGTAAAGCATTACAACAAATGGTAGCCGGTAGTGCTACACTTTTCGTGGTTCCCTCGGCTTTGGCGGCCTGTGGAAGCAGCAAAAAGAAGAGTTCGGACACTTCTCCTTTGACGGTGAACCTGGATGATGCCAAATTTGCCTCGCTGAAAGAGCAGGGCGGCTCAGTGGTAACCGACAATACCATTATTATTAATACGGCTGCTGACGGCATTGTCGCTTTGTCGAGCATTTGTACCCATAAAGGCTGCACCGTAGGATACGACAAAGCCCATAAAGATATTTTGTGTCCGTGTCACCGTTCGGAGTTCGCCTTTGATGGAAGTGTGCTTCAGGGACCGGCTACCAAGCCGCTTCCGAAATACAAAGTAACCCGTAATGGCGACACACTGACTATCGATCGTTCATAA
- a CDS encoding ubiquinol-cytochrome c reductase iron-sulfur subunit: MERRKALQQLFLGTGTLMVVPAALASCSKSSNAGAPLTGDLTLDLTSSKYSQLTQSGGSVIVGSTIVVNTGSDNFIALSAICTHAGCLVEYQSSQKDFYCPCHGSVFSTSGSVMRGPAGSPLAKYQTTYDATTKTVTVKGS; the protein is encoded by the coding sequence ATGGAAAGACGTAAAGCCCTTCAGCAACTATTTTTAGGAACCGGAACGCTGATGGTTGTTCCTGCCGCACTGGCATCGTGTTCCAAATCGTCCAATGCAGGGGCTCCGTTAACAGGGGACCTTACACTTGATTTGACCAGTTCGAAGTACAGTCAGCTAACGCAGAGCGGAGGCTCGGTGATTGTTGGCAGTACCATTGTGGTCAACACCGGAAGCGACAATTTCATTGCACTTTCGGCTATCTGTACCCACGCCGGCTGTTTGGTGGAATATCAATCTTCGCAAAAAGATTTTTATTGCCCGTGTCACGGCTCGGTGTTCTCAACATCAGGCAGTGTAATGCGTGGACCGGCTGGCAGTCCACTGGCAAAGTATCAGACCACTTACGATGCCACTACCAAGACCGTTACCGTAAAAGGTTCCTGA